From the genome of uncultured Bacteroides sp.:
CTTGTTCTTTTTCAGATAATCAATAAACTTAGCCGGAACATCAGAAGCAAATTTCTGATCGGCCACTTTCCCATATTCACGGGCATCTTCAAGCATTCCAATTTCATTCTCAACCTGAATCATGATTACAGTATTGTCCTCTTTATCATATTCTGCCAAATGATTCAGAAAATGAGAAAAAGCACGTTTATCAACATTCAGATTAGATTCCGAAAAAGCACTCATCATTTCGAGTGGTTTGCCCGATTTAGTTACCGCACGAGGATATTTCCTTGAGTTTTCTTTTATCCATAATGGAGCATAGCAAGACATAGAGTTTTTCCATGAGCCAAACCAAAGAAAAACAATTTTCAAATTGTGTTTGCGAGCCAGATTAATAGCTTGATCTGTGAGTGTGTAATCATACTTACCTTCTTCTTTCTCTATCAGTTCCCAATAAGCTGGAACTAAAACTGTATTGAGTCCCATCTTCTGAAGTTTTGGAAATATCCATTTTAAATCGTCAATGGAAGATGCCGACGAATTACCAAGCTCTCCTCCTAAAATCAAAAAAGGCTTATCATTTACAATAAGCTGAGAAGCAGCATCTTTCTTTGTCAGATAAGGAGCTTTTGTATTATCTGCATTTACAAAAGAAGTTGCTACGGATAAAACCAATAACAAAAATAGAATACGTATGTTTAACATTGCTGAATCACTTTAATTATTAAAAATATGGCTGATCAGAAATCAGATTGTAGTTCAATTTCCAATCAGCCATTTTATTAAGTTATAACCATAAAAGGTTATCTATTCTCAGTAAATCTTAAAAACTATAAGATTAATTATAGCCAGGGTTCTGATAAACAGACTTCTGAGTAGGGTCGCTTAACAAGTCAATCTGGCTCTGAGGAATAGGACGCAGTTTGTGATATTCCTGGATATTATTCTTTCCTCTAAGATTATACAACTTCACTCTTTCAAGCAACTTATTGGTACGAACCAGGTCAATCCATCTCCAGCTTTCACCACACATTTCACGAGCACGTTCATCAAGAATAAAATCAATAGTAACATCATTTGCTGTAATATCCATTGCAGCTTTACGAACAACCAGTTCAGCATCTGTTAAAGTAGAACGATAAGCAGCACGCTCACGAATTACATTTATCAAATCTTTAGCTTCTGATTTTTTATTAAGATACATAGCAGCTTCTGCAGCAATCAGGTATGTTTCTCCTAAACGAGCAAGAATAAACGGACGGTTAGAGTCATAATTCATATTAGATCTCTTAGTATCATCATATTTCTTCAGGTCAGGATAAATGTACTGAACATCACCATTCTTGTATGTACCGTCAGCATTATAAAGCATGCTCCAATAATAAAGTGCATAAGGTTTATAGATTGTGCCATTTGCAGCTACTGAATCTTCTGCTGCAGCAGTTTCTGTATCATTTAAAGACAACTTGATAGCCAATGAACCTGTTTTTACGCTACGTCCTTTAACTGTAAAATCAACACCTGCCATCCATTCTGTACGGAAAGATCCATCCCAGCGAGCATCATTTACTTTTTCAGCAAAAGCATTGTATACCAACCATTTCGTAGGCATAATCATACGCCAAGGACGCTGATACTGTATACTACGAGGAACTACAGCTTTTGTTGTGGTACCAGTTTTTACTTTCACGTTTTCATAACCAGAAGTAAAATAGAAGTTGGCACGGTTACCTTTATTGGATACAGCAAAGCTACCATCATTTGATTCATCAAAAGTAAGGTTCGGACCAGATGAAGTCCATGTACGTTGTACATTGAAAAGAACTTCAGGATCGTTTTCATGTCCTTCCAAATTAATATTAGCAAAATCCTTAGTTAAAGAAACGCTGTAAGTTGCTGCATTATTAATCAGATTCATTGCTTCTGTATAAGCATTCTGGTAGTCGGTAGACTGAGCACATTCAAGACCAGCTCTTGTAAGATAAGCTTTAGCTAAGAAATGCATAGCTGCAGGTTTAGCAACACGACCAGATTCAGAAGGTTTATCTGTCAGGTTTTCCTTTGCATAGATTAAATCTTCAATAATAGCATTAAATACATCTGCTCTTGAATCGCGTACAGAAGTGGTTGTAGGAGTGGTATTGAATGCCAGCTTACCAGAACCCAGATCCAATGGAACTGCACCGTAATACATGGTTAGTAAATAATAGTAATATCCACGTAAGAAGTGAGCTTCAGCTAACAATGCTTTTCTTTCTACATCGGTAAGTCCTGAAGCATTTGCCCCATATTGTATTACCCCATTACAAGTATTGATAAATTGCAAACCATTTCCCCAGTAATTGGCAACAGAACCATTTGAAGGAGACAGGTTAACATCATAAGTATCAAACGAGCCTAATGTTCCATTCATTGCATTTGTACTTGTAAACTCATCGGTACCTGCAACAGTAAAACATAAAGCACCATCAGGACCGTAAAGCCATTTCAAACCCGAATAAGCTGAAATCACACCAGCTTGCAATCCTTGACCAGTCTGGAAAAACTCAGGAGTAAGCGTTGATTTTGGCTCCTCATCCAACATGTCTGAGCAAGAAATCGTACCCAGACTAAGTGTTGCAGCTAATAATAAGCTGATATATTTATTTTTCTTCATAATTACCTGAATATAAGATTATAATTTGAAATTAAGTCCAAACAAGAACTGACGTGTAGGAGGTGTATTCATACCTACTGTAAGCTGACGGCTCTCTTGTTTTCCACCACCATTTTCTGTAGTGAAATAACCTGTCGGCTGAGGATCAACACCACCTGCTTTGTTCATATAAGGAGAAAACAATGTTGCAACATTATTACAAGTAACATAAACTCTCAAACCGGATATTTTCAATTTCGAAATAAGTTTATCAGGAATAGTATAACCTAATGTTATTGTTTTAATCCTCCAAAAAGATGCATTATAGTATCCTAGAGTTGAATAATAGGTATCAACCATAGCTGAGTTGATTCGTGGGAAAGCATTAGTAGGATTATCTTCTCTCCAATAATCAACCTTCAGGTTATTACGACGACCTTCCAAACGGTTGATATATGCTTGTGGCTGATGTATAGTACTAACTAAAGTACCTCCTACTTGTCCGTAAGTTACAACATCCATATCGAAGTTCTTGAATGTAAAACGGTTCGTAAATCCAAATTCAAAATCTGGCTCAAATTTATGTGTTATATAACGGTCTGTTGCATCAATTTTCCCATCAGGATTATGATCTTCAATCTTG
Proteins encoded in this window:
- a CDS encoding RagB/SusD family nutrient uptake outer membrane protein translates to MKKNKYISLLLAATLSLGTISCSDMLDEEPKSTLTPEFFQTGQGLQAGVISAYSGLKWLYGPDGALCFTVAGTDEFTSTNAMNGTLGSFDTYDVNLSPSNGSVANYWGNGLQFINTCNGVIQYGANASGLTDVERKALLAEAHFLRGYYYYLLTMYYGAVPLDLGSGKLAFNTTPTTTSVRDSRADVFNAIIEDLIYAKENLTDKPSESGRVAKPAAMHFLAKAYLTRAGLECAQSTDYQNAYTEAMNLINNAATYSVSLTKDFANINLEGHENDPEVLFNVQRTWTSSGPNLTFDESNDGSFAVSNKGNRANFYFTSGYENVKVKTGTTTKAVVPRSIQYQRPWRMIMPTKWLVYNAFAEKVNDARWDGSFRTEWMAGVDFTVKGRSVKTGSLAIKLSLNDTETAAAEDSVAANGTIYKPYALYYWSMLYNADGTYKNGDVQYIYPDLKKYDDTKRSNMNYDSNRPFILARLGETYLIAAEAAMYLNKKSEAKDLINVIRERAAYRSTLTDAELVVRKAAMDITANDVTIDFILDERAREMCGESWRWIDLVRTNKLLERVKLYNLRGKNNIQEYHKLRPIPQSQIDLLSDPTQKSVYQNPGYN